From the genome of Tsukamurella pulmonis:
ACCCGCCCCAGGCGATCACCGCGGCCCGATCGCCGTCCGTGCGCGGGGCGTGGCGTCGCAGTGCGAGGACGAGAACGATCGCGATCAGCGCCGCGGGGAGCAGCCAGGCGATCTGGCCGGCCTGCGCGGGGTCGACCATGCGCAGGATGCCCGCGTCGCCGAACATCCCCGCGCCGCCGCGCCCGGGCATGTCCAACCCGGCCGGCAGCTCGAGCCCCGCGGGGATCTCCATGCCGCTCCGACCGGGGCCGACGCTGCCCGTCTCGTCGCCGTTGAGGCGGCCGAGGCCGTTGTAGCCGAGCGTGAGCTCGAGGATGGAGTTGCTCTGCGAACCGCCGATCCACGGCCGCGACGAGGCGGGCCACAACTCGACCGCGAGCAACCACCACCCGGCGGCGACGACCATCGCGCCGCCCGCGGCAACGAGCTGCACGACGCGCTTGCCGAGCCTCGGCGGGCCCGCGACCAGGTACGCCAGCGCCAGGCCGGGGACGATCAGCATCACGGCCAGCTGCTTGGTCAGGAATCCGAGGCCCACGAACGCGCCGCACGCGATCAGCCATCGCCAGCGCCCGTCCTCGACCGCGCGCAGCATCGCCCACGTCGCGGCGATCATCAGCAGGACCAGGAGGGCGTCCGGGTTGTTGAACCGGAACATCATGGCCGCCACCGGGGTCACCGCGAGGAACAATCCGGCGAGGAGGCCGGCGCCGGGGCCGAACCGACGGCGCACCGTTGCGTACAGCAGCGCGACGCAGGCCACCCCGAGGAGGGCCTGCGGAACGAGCATCGCCCAGGTGTTCACACCGAACAGGCGAGTGGACACCTCCATCACCCACAACGAGGCGGGCGGCTTGTCGACGGTGATCGAGTTCGCACCGTCGGAGCTGCCGAAGAACATCGCCTTCCAGCTCACGGTGCCGGCCTGGACGGCGGCGGAGTAGAAGGCGTTCGCCCAGCCCGCGCGGCCGAGGGCCCAGAGGTAGGCGATCGCCGTCCCCGTGAGGAGGACGGCGATCGCGCTGCGCTCGCGGGTCTTGCTCACCGGAGCTCCGCCTGCTCGCCGGTGGCGGAGCGGAAGATCAGGCGCAGTCCCAGGAACCGGGTAACGGTCGCGACCAGGTTCGCCACCACGAGCACGGCCAGTTGGAGCCCCCGGCCCGCGTCGGGGGCGACGTGGTCGAGGACGGACAGGCTGCCGGCGGTGAGCGCCCAGGTGAGCAGGAACACCACGAGCCCCTGCAGGTGGTGGCGCGCGGCCCCTGCACGGCCGCGCACGCCGAAGGTGAACGCGCGGTTGGCGGCGATGTTGCCCACCGCGGTGACGAGCAGTGCGGTGAAGTTCGCGCCCTGCGCCCCGATCAGCGGATGCAGGAGGAGGTAGAGCAGCGCGTACGCGGCGGTGCTGGCCACCCCGACGGCGGCGAACCTTGCGAGCTGGCCGACCAGGTTGTGCGGCACGCCCGCCAGCTGCGGCTCCTCCCTGCCGAGCGCGCGGCGCACGTCGTCGAGGGGCAGCGCGCCGCCGGCGAGCGCGCGGCCCACCCGGACGACGCCGCGCAGGTCCTTGCGCACCGTGTCGGCGATGTCGACGCGGCTGTCCGGGTCGTCGGTCCAGTCCACGGGCACCTCGTGGATGCGCAGCCCGGCCCGCTCGGCGAGGACCAGCAGCTCGGTGTCGAAGAACCACTCGCCGTCCTGCACCAGCGGCAGGAGCTCCCTCGCGACGTCCGTGCGAATGGCCTTGAATCCGCAC
Proteins encoded in this window:
- a CDS encoding glycosyltransferase family 39 protein, encoding MSKTRERSAIAVLLTGTAIAYLWALGRAGWANAFYSAAVQAGTVSWKAMFFGSSDGANSITVDKPPASLWVMEVSTRLFGVNTWAMLVPQALLGVACVALLYATVRRRFGPGAGLLAGLFLAVTPVAAMMFRFNNPDALLVLLMIAATWAMLRAVEDGRWRWLIACGAFVGLGFLTKQLAVMLIVPGLALAYLVAGPPRLGKRVVQLVAAGGAMVVAAGWWLLAVELWPASSRPWIGGSQSNSILELTLGYNGLGRLNGDETGSVGPGRSGMEIPAGLELPAGLDMPGRGGAGMFGDAGILRMVDPAQAGQIAWLLPAALIAIVLVLALRRHAPRTDGDRAAVIAWGGWLLVTGITFSWMAGIFHAYYTVALAPAIAALVAIGTVVGWRARERPWVRVVAALAVAASGATAWYILDLTPDWNPWLRWTIAAAAAVSTVAILATLLPAVGRERRLVGAIAATALFTAIAGQVAFTAETIASPRQGAIVSAGPSSGHGFGPGGGRTERPGRDGQGGAPRFDGARGSGPGGERGSGGPSFLMGSAPGPAVTALLLADADRYTWVAATVGANAAAGYQLATEQPVMPIGGFNGTDPSPTLAQFQQYVRDGRIHYFLAESGGGFGGFGSSGTAAEIRAWVEKTFPSRTVDGVSAYDLTTPTS
- a CDS encoding glycosyltransferase — protein: MTTDTATDRTVAPAGARPDGTPPTPLLDIVIPVYNESHTIAHCIHTLRAYIDDELHLPARITIADNASTDDTLDRARALAAADAGVQVVHLDAKGRGRALRRVWAESDARVLVYMDVDLSTDLNALLPLVAPLLSGHSDLAIGTRLGRGANVVRGPKREFISRGYNLLLHTALRVRFSDAQCGFKAIRTDVARELLPLVQDGEWFFDTELLVLAERAGLRIHEVPVDWTDDPDSRVDIADTVRKDLRGVVRVGRALAGGALPLDDVRRALGREEPQLAGVPHNLVGQLARFAAVGVASTAAYALLYLLLHPLIGAQGANFTALLVTAVGNIAANRAFTFGVRGRAGAARHHLQGLVVFLLTWALTAGSLSVLDHVAPDAGRGLQLAVLVVANLVATVTRFLGLRLIFRSATGEQAELR